A window from Gossypium raimondii isolate GPD5lz chromosome 7, ASM2569854v1, whole genome shotgun sequence encodes these proteins:
- the LOC105770332 gene encoding uncharacterized protein LOC105770332 — MGFAAALRPNLPATFPLRFRQLSTQRHSWKQKTLPFVAVTRGKGHSLLIVESVLNNSKSSINDNGAAESAKVLLERLFAQTQKLEQGISRDGEPLKDFHLALDLQTLESDLLAALTALKQKEDDLQDAEKMVVLEQSELSRAKDELEQREKEIAAASSKHEKLEEKLTQANLAFASQASQIEDLKLQLKEQDHKVAAAQSTLSAKEDEMDKMRHELVKKTEEAEKIRSELTSKSQLLNEANEVMKKQEIELQELREAIWEREEELETSLTQRKLEEEKLKVAEAKLQQQTMEWLLAQEELKKLAEQASRHMGEANEAFKDFTRVKQLLSDVRSELVSSQKSLASSRQQMEQQEQLLKMQLEELEEQRKSVASYMESLKNAQIEVESERVKLRVVEARNKDLERDLSVERELIKELQEELKKEKYSLQLAIQDASFLRKQLGKKHTEFVEMNNVLQNKEVDLVEAKLEIQHLKSERASLQLILEEKDQELSDAKKNLEQLNQEIAELKMLMSSKENQLIQATALLKEKDEYALKVQDELNDTKMKFSEAETVIERIAELTNRLVISVKDEDNNVLRPVDDVSSELMHQLVDRPSSDFGLQKKQLETELRFTKESLKDKEMEVLAAQRALAIKDEELKMVLGRLEAREKELQRLKEEMIEDANDMKKLYALAQERIGEKSIGDLAIEKLQLEAAQLEVEAATSALQKLAEMSHELLIKASTSIESDSDTSIFLQSGSDPMISMMKNDESFTEVKTGVAKLSALTEQLVKDAGIVGAHLQS, encoded by the exons ATGGGCTTCGCTGCTGCTCTTCGCCCTAATCTTCCAGCTACTTTTCCTCTTCGTTTTCGCCAG TTATCTACTCAGAGGCACAGTTGGAAACAGAAAACGCTACCTTTTGTGGCAGTAACAAGAGGGAAAGGCCATTCTCTTCTTATTGTCGAATCTGTCTTGAATAACAGTAAGTCGAGCATCAATGACAATGGGGCAGCTGAATCTGCAAAAGTTCTTCTTGAGAGATTGTTTGCGCAGACCCAGAAACTCGAACAAGGAATAAGCCGAGATGGTGAACCACTTAAGGATTTTCACCTTGCTCTTGACCTTCAGACTCTTGAGTCTGATCTGCTTGCTGCTTTGACAGCGTTGAAGCAGAAGGAAGATGATCTACAGGATGCGGAGAAAATGGTTGTGTTGGAGCAAAGTGAGTTAAGCCGTGCGAAGGATGAGTTGGAGCAACGGGAGAAAGAAATTGCTGCTGCATCTTCTAAGCATGAAAAACTGGAAGAGAAGCTAACGCAGGCAAATCTTGCATTTGCTTCTCAAGCTAGTCAGATAGAAGATTTGAAGCTTCAACTCAAAGAACAAGACCATAAGGTTGCTGCTGCACAATCTACACTGTCTGCAAAAGAAGATGAAATGGATAAAATGAGGCATGAATTGGTAAAGAAGACTGAGGAAGCTGAGAAGATTCGTTCTGAACTTACATCGAAGTCTCAGCTCCTGAATGAAGCCAATGAAGTTATGAAGAAACAAGAAATTGAGCTTCAAGAACTCCGAGAAGCAATTTGGGAGAGAGAAGAGGAGTTAGAAACTTCTCTGACTCAAAGGAAACTTGAAGAGGAGAAGCTGAAAGTTGCTGAAGCTAAATTGCAGCAGCAGACCATGGAATGGTTATTAGCCCAAGAAGAACTGAAGAAACTTGCAGAACAAGCATCTAGACACATGGGAGAAGCTAATGAGGCCTTCAAAGATTTCACAAGGGTGAAGCAGCTACTTTCTGATGTTAGGTCTGAGTTGGTTTCTTCTCAGAAATCTCTGGCATCGTCAAGACAGCAAATGGAACAGCAAGAACAGTTATTGAAAATGCAACTCGAAGAGCTTGAAGAACAGAGGAAAAGTGTTGCATCCTACATGGAAAGCTTGAAAAATGCCCAGATAGAAGTAGAGAGTGAAAGAGTGAAGCTTAGGGTTGTAGAGGCTCGAAACAAGGATCTTGAACGGGATTTATCTGTAGAGAGGGAACTAATAAAAGAGTTACAAGAGGAGCTGAAGAAAGAGAAATATTCACTTCAGCTGGCTATCCAGGATGCCTCTTTTCTTCGAAAGCAGTTAGGGAAGAAGCATACTGAATTTGTTGAAATGAACAATGTTCTGCAAAATAAAGAAGTAGACCTGGTGGAGGCTAAACTCGAAATCCAGCATCTGAAATCTGAGAGAGCTTCTCTTCAGCTTATATTGGAGGAGAAAGACCAGGAACTCTCTGATGCCAAAAAGAATTTAGAGCAATTAAACCAAGAGATTGCAGAGCTGAAGATGCTTATGAGCAGTAAAGAAAATCAGCTCATTCAAGCTACTGCTTTATTAAAGGAGAAAGATGAATATGCTCTGAAAGTAcaagatgagttgaatgataCAAAGATGAAGTTCTCTGAAGCTGAAACTGTCATAGAACGAATTGCAGAACTCACAAACCGACTAGTTATCTCAGTTAAGGATGAAGACAATAATGTGTTGAGGCCTGTTGATGATGTGAGCAGCGAATTAATGCATCAGCTGGTAGATAGGCCTTCTAGTGATTTTGGATTGCAGAAAAAGCAACTTGAAACTGAACTCAGATTCACTAAAGAGAGCttaaaagataaagaaatgGAAGTTCTTGCTGCACAGAGGGCTCTTGCAATAAAAGATGAAGAGCTCAAAATGGTTCTTGGAAGGTTGGAGGCAAGAGAAAAAGAACTACAAAGGCTGAAGGAAGAAATGATTGAAGATGCTAATGATATGAAGAAGCTTTATGCTTTGGCACAAGAGAGAATTGGGGAGAAAAGTATAGGTGACTTGGCCATTGAGAAGCTGCAGCTCGAGGCAGCTCAACTGGAAGTTGAAGCTGCCACGAGTGCTCTTCAAAAACTGGCTGAAATGAGCCATGAACTTTTGATTAAAGCTAGCACTAGTATTGAGTCTGATTCTGATACCAGTATCTTCCTGCAAAGTGGTTCTGATCCAATGATTAGCATGATGAAGAACGATGAAAGTTTCACTGAGGTTAAAACAGGAGTAGCCAAGCTTTCAGCTTTGACAGAGCAGCTAGTGAAAGATGCTGGAATTGTTGGTGCACACCTGCAAAGTTAA